AGACACCGTCTACCGGGCGGCGCGGAGGCTCAATGACGCGCTGGCCGGAAAAGTGCTGACCGCGACCGACTTCCGGGTACCCGCGTACGCGACCGTCGACCTCTCCGGCGACCGGGTCGACGAGGTGGTGAGCCGCGGCAAGCACCTGCTGATGCGCGTGGGTGAGCACACCATCCACAGCCACCTGAAGATGGAGGGCTCGTGGGAGCTGTACCCGGCCGGCGGCCGCTGGCGGCATCCCGCGCACCAGGCCCGCGCCGTGCTGCGGACCGCGGACACCGACGCGGTCGGCTTCCTGCTCGGGATCCTGGAGGTGCTGCCGCGGAATCAAGAGGAGGAGGCGGTCGGCTATCTCGGCCCCGACCTCCTCGGCCCCGACTGGGATGCGGCGGAGGCGGTGCGCCGGGTGGAGGCGCACCCCGAGGTGCCGGTCGCCGTCGCCCTGCTCGACCAGCGCAACCTGGCGGGCCTCGGCAACGAGTACGTCAACGAGCTGTGCTTCCTGCGCGGGATGCTGCCGACCCGGCCGGTGAGCGACGCGGACATCCCTGCGGCGGTCGCGCTGGGCCACCGGATGATCGTCGCGAACCGCAACCGGCCGGTTCGCGTGACCACCGGCGACACGCGGCGCGGCAAGTCGAGCTGGGTGTACGGCCGCAAGGGGCAGCCGTGCCGGCGGTGCGGGACGCCCATCCAGCGCTCGGAGCTCGGCCGCACGGAGCTGGAGGAGCGCGTCACCTACTTCTGCCCGGTCTGCCAGACCTGACGGCGCGCTCCCGAACATGCCACGAGGGCCGTCGTTGTGTCGGAATCCGGGCGGAATAACGACACAACGACGCCCCTCGGCGCCGGGCAGGTGCGGGTTACGCGGCGGCGGACTCCGCGGCGGATTCGGCGCGCACGGTCTCGAGCGCGCGCGACCAGGACTCGACCTGGTCGAAGAGCGGGGTGAGCGCGGCCTCCTGCTGCTGCGTCGGCTTGAGCGCCCAGTTCTCGAAGTCGTGGGCGAGGCTCAGGCCCACGTGGGCGCTGACGGTCGCGACCTGGAGCTGCGAGAGCACGAGGCGCAGGTGCTCGACAGCGCGGGCGCCGCCGAAGACGCCGTAGCTGACGAAGCCGGCCGCCTTGTTGAACCACTCGGCGCCGACGTAGTCGATCGCGTTCTTGAGCGCGCCGGAGGTGCTGTGGTTGTACTCGGGGGTGACGAAGATGTAGCCGTCGAACTCGTCGATCTTCGCAGCCCACGCCTTGGTGTGCTCGCCGGCGTACTGGCCCATCGCGGCGGGCATCGCCTCGTCGAGGTGCGGCAGGTCCCAGTCCTTGAGGTCGACGAGCTCGTACTCGACGCCCGTGCGCTTCGCGGCGTGCTCGTGGACCCAGCGGGCGACGGCCTCGCCGTTGCGTCCGGGGCGGGTGCTGCCGATGATGATGGCGATCCTGGTCATGTCAGCCTTTCGTGTCGGATGAAGTTGACGTGTCATCAACGGGCGAACGCGCGCCGGCCCTCCCGCATTCCCGGCTCGCTAAGCTCGTCCCATGGCTGCGCCGGACCCCGAACGCCACGATGACCGGTACCTCCCCGCCGACGCCACGGAGGATCAGCGGCGACAGGCCGGCGACCGCCTGCGCGAGCGCATCTATGCGACCTTCACCGCGCTGGCCGTACTGATGGCCATCAACGGCCACGGCGGCCACCTCGACCCGCTGGACACGCTCTTCACGCTGGTCATCTCGGTCGTCGGCGTGCTCCTCGCCGGGCTCGCCTCCGACTTCGTGTCGCACATGATCGTGCACAACACCCTCCCCTCGGCCGGGGAGTTCGGGCACATGGCCGCCGTCGCCTCCCGCGCCCTCGGCGTGATCGGCGTGCCGGTGGTCGTGCTCGGGCTGGCGGCGGCGGACGTGATGGAGACGCGCACGGCGATGATCGTGGCCATCGTCGCCCTGATCGTGTCGCTCGCGGTGGTCGGGCGCATCGCGGTGAACCGCACCGGCCTCCCCTGGTGGAAGCAGCTGATCGTGCTCGGGGCGATCACCCTGCTCGGCGTGCTCGTCGTGTTTCTGGAGCAGCTCGCGCACTGACGACGACCGGCCGGGCCGCGCGCGTGCGAGGATGGCGGCATGGCCACCGCGCGCACCCGGCCCGACCCGCGCAAGCTCAGCGACGACGAGCTGCGGCTGTTCCATGAGTTCTATCTCATGCGCCGCGGGTTCGACCGGGCGCTCGACCAGCAGCTCCAGCGCGACGCCGGCATCTCCATCTCCGAGCTGGAGGTGCTGATGGCGCTGATCCGCTCCCCCGGCCGTCGTCTCCGTGTGCGCGACCTCGTCGCGGCGACCGGGTGGGAGAAGAGCCGCGTCTCGCACCAGGTCACCCGGATGGAGGCGCGGGGCTTCGTCGAGCGGCAGGACTGCGCCGAGGACCGCCGGGCCAGCTGGATCCACCTGACCGGCGACGGGCGCCGCAAGGTCGTCCGGGTGCTGCCGGAGCACACGGCGACCATCCGCCGCATCCTCTACGACGCCCTCAGCCCGGAGCAGCAGGAGGAGCTGCTCGCCATCTCCACCCGCATGACGGAGGCGATGGGCCGCGAGCCGGGCGCGGAGCCCGAGGACGTCGTCGTTCCGGGCGTCCAGGAGGCAGCCGGCTGAGAGCGGCGCCGGGAATTGCTGGCGATTCGTCGGGAACGCGCTCGGAAAACAGGGGGTTCCAAGGCGGCGCCCTCTAGCGTTTCCGTGTGAGACGCCCGACTGATCCCGCCTCCGGCCCCGGTGCCGACCGCCCCGGTTCCGCCCGGGGCGACTCCGTCGACCCCGCGACCGCGGTGTTCGGGCGCGTGCCCGACGCCGATCCCCGCCGCCCGGTCCGCGCGACGCGACCGGCGTCGCGGGTGCCGGCGGGTGCGGGCGGCGGCGCAGGTGCGGTGAGCGGAGGCGCGAGCGGCGCGGCGGGCTCGCCCTTCGACGACCTCGGCCTCGGCGGCGGCAACAGTGGCGGCAGCGGCGGCGGCAACGGCCGGGGCGGACGCGGCGGTCGCGGCGGAGACGGCGGACGCGGCGACGGCGGAGGCGGCGACGACTCCGGCCGCGGCGACGGCTCCACCCCGCCTCCCGGCAAGCGTCCGCGGCGTCGTCGCGCCAAGCGCATCATCGCGTGGACGGCCGCCGCGCTGGCCGTGATCCTCGTGGTCGTCGGCGGGTACGCGGCGTACAGCTACTTCCGCTTCGTGGGCGGCGTGACCCACGTCGACGTGATCGGCAAGAAGGGCAACGACGTCGACGGGCAGGACCAGAACATCCTGCTGGTGGGCGACGACCACCGGCCCGACAACGCGACGCCCGAGCAGCTCGCCCAGCTCAGCACCACCGAGGACGGCGGCAGCACCAACACCGACACGATGATGATCCTGCACCTCCCGGCGGACGGGAAGTCGGCGACCCTCATCTCCCTCCCCCGCGACTCCTGGGTGGATGTGCCGGGGCACGGGATGAACAAGCTCAACTCCGCCTTCTCGCTCGGAGGCGGCGCGACCGATCCGACGGCCGGCGCGAAGCTGCTGATCGACACCGTGCAGAACCTCACCGGCCTCTCGATCGATCACTACGTGCGCGTCTCGCTGCTCGGCTTCTACACGATCGCCGACGCGCTCGGGCCGGTGCAGGTCTGCCTCAACGAGGCCGTGGACGACCCGTACTCGGGCGCGAACTTCCCGGCGGGCGTGTCGACGCTGAACGCGCAGCAGGCGCTCTCGTTCGTGCGCCAGCGGCACGGGCTGCCGCGCGGCGACCTCGACCGCGTGGTGCGGCAGCAGTACTTCCTCTCGGTGGAGGCGCACAAGGCCCTCTCCGCCGGCACGCTGCTGAACCCGGGCAAGCTGACGAAGGTGCTCGACGCGGTCAGCGGGTCGCTCGAGACCGATCCCGGGCTCAACTTCCTGCAGCTCGCGGCGCAGATGCAGGGACTCACCGGCGGCAAGATCCAGTCGGCGACCATCCCGATCTCCGGCACGCCGACGATCGACGTCGACGGCGACGAGATCTCGGTGGTGGAGGTCGACACGGCCGCGATGCCCGCGTTCATCCAGAGCCTGATGGGCACGCCCGGCGACTATGAGAAGGCGACCGCGGCGAAGCCCGCCGACACGACGGTGACCGTGCTCAACGGCGGCAGCGCGGACGGCGCGGCGACCACCGCGACGCAGACCCTCGCCGCAGCCGGGTTCAAGACGGGCGCGCCCGGAGACGCGGACACGACGGCGACCACGACCATCCAGTACCCGAAGGGCCAGGAGGCGCAGGCGAAGGCGGTCGCCGCCTTCGTGCCGGGCGCGGTCGTGCAGGAGACCGGCTCGGTGAGCGGCGTGACGCTGGTGCTCGGCGACGACGGCATCATGCCGGCCGCGCCGGCCACCGGCGACGCCGGTGCGGCGCCCGCCCCGGCTCCCGCGCCCGCCGCGACCCCGACCTCCCCGGCCCAGTCCTACTCGGACCAGGTCTGCATCAACTAGCCCGGGCAACCGTCGAGTACGCGCGAATTCCCGAGAAAACCGCCGAGTACGCGGAGAATCTGCGTACTCGACGGTTTGCCAACCGGGGGTCAGTCGAAGAGGCGGCGGAAGACGTTCGTGTCGGCGAGGTCGATGAGCTCGTCGCCGCGGCCGGACATGATCGTGCGCAGCGCGTAGAGGGTGAAGCCGCTGACCTGCTTCGCGGTGATCGCCGGCGGGATGCTGAGCTCCTGCCGGGCGGTCACCACGTCGATCAGGGCGGGACCGTCGTGCGCGAACGCCTCGCGCAGGGCGCCCTCGAGGTCGTCCGGCTCCTCCACCCGCCGGCCGTACAGGCCGATCGCCTGCGCGACCTTCGCGAAGTCGGGGTTCTCGAGGCCGGTGCCGTAGTTGACGAAGCCGGCGGCCTTCATCTCCACCTCGACGAAGTTCAGCGAGGAGTTGTTGAACACCACGATCTTCACCGGCAGCTTGTTCTGCCGCAGCGTCAGCAGCTCGCCGAGCAGCATCGCGAGGCCGCCGTCTCCGGCGAGCGCCACCACCTGCCGGCCGGGGAAGGCGGTCTGCGCGCCGATGGCCTGCGGCAGCGCGTTCGCCATCGAGCCGTGCGTGAACGACCCGATCAGCCTCCGCCGGCCGTTCATCTTCAGGTAGCGCGCCGCCCAGACGACGGGCGAGCCGACGTCGGGGATGAACACCGCGTCCTCGCTGGCGAGCTCGCTGACCAGCCGGGCGACGTACTGGGGGTGGATGGGCTGGCGGTTGCGGTCGTTGACGGCCAGCTCGTCGAGACTCTTGCGGGCCTTGGCGTAGTGGTTGGTGGAGGCGTCGAGATGCTTGCTGTCGGAGCGCTCCGACAGCAGCGGGAGCAGCGCCTTCACCGTGTCCTTGACGCTGCCGACCAGCCCGAGGTCGAGCGGCGTGCGGCGGCCGAGGACCTCGCCGCGGATGTCGACCTGGATGATCTTCGCCTTGGACGGGTAGAACTGCGGGTACGGGAAGTCGGTGCCGAGCATGAGCAGCGCGTCGCACGCCTCCATCGCCCGGTAGCCGGAGGAGAAGCCGAGCAGGCCGGTCATGCCGACGTCGTAGGGGTTGTCGTACTCGACGAACTCCTTGCCGCGCATGGCGTGGACGACGGGAGCCTGGAGCGCCTTCGCGATCGAGATCAGCTCGGAATGCGCGCCCTCGACACCCGCGCCGGCGAGGATCGTCACCTTCTTGGCCGCGTTGAGGATGTCGGCGGCGGACTGCAGCTCGGCGTCGGAGGGGCGGGTGACGCGCGGCGCCTCCACGATGGGGGCGGACTTGCGGCGGCCGGCGGCGTCGGCGAGGAAGATCTCGCCCGGGATGACGATGACGGCGACGCCGCGCTTCTCGACCGCTGCGCGCATCGCGATCTCCAGGATGCGCGGCAGCTGCTCCGGCTGGCTGACCAGCTCGGTGTAGACGGACGCCTCGCGGAACAGCTCCTGCGGGTGCGTCTCCTGGAAGTAGCCGGTGCCGATCTCGGCCTGCGGGATCTGCGCCGCGATCGCGAGCACGGGCACGCGGCTGCGGTTTGCGTCGTACAGCCCGTTGATCAGGTGCGTGTTGCCGGGCCCGCAGCTGCCGGCGCAGACGGCGAGACCGCCGGTGAGCGCCGCCTCCGCCGACGCCGCGAACGCCGCGGCCTCCTCGTGCCGCACATGCTCCCACGCGACCTCGCCCGAGCGGCGCAGCGCGTCGGTGAACCCGTTGAGGGAGTCGCCGGGGATCCCGTAGACGCGGTTCACCCCCGCGTCGTGGAGGATCTCGACGATGGTGTCGGCGACGGTGGTCATGGGCAGGCCCCTCTCCTGGAATGTCGGCTCCTCCGCAACGCTACGCCCGGACCGCGGGCGGCGGAGGCGGCGTGGACGAACGTTCACCGTGGTCGGAGGAACGGTGGGTTAACGTGTGACGAGCCCCTCCACCCTCGACGCCCAGGAGCCCCATGGTCAAGCAAGCGCGCGCCCGGATCACGAGGGACGCGATCGTCGCGGGCGCAGCGGAGGTCTTCCGGCGCCGGGGCTACGGCTCGGCGTCGGTGGCCGAGATCGCGGCGGAGTCGGGGATGACCAAGGGCGCGCTGTACTTCCACTTCGTCTCCAAGGACGACCTCGCCCGGGCGGTCATCGAGGAGCAGCACCGCCGCACCATGACCGCGGTCGCGGCGACGCTCGAGGAGGGCAGGCCGGCGCTGGAGACGATGGTGGTGCTGTGCCTGGGCCTGGCGGAGCAGCTGCAGGCCGACCGGGTCGTGCAAGCCGGGGTGCGGCTCACGACCGACGTCTCGACGTTCGAGCAGCCGGTGGCCGACCCGTACCGCGACTGGATGCGCACGCTCGCCGAGCTGACCCGGCGCGGGATCGCGG
The sequence above is a segment of the Leifsonia williamsii genome. Coding sequences within it:
- a CDS encoding DNA-formamidopyrimidine glycosylase family protein; translation: MPEGDTVYRAARRLNDALAGKVLTATDFRVPAYATVDLSGDRVDEVVSRGKHLLMRVGEHTIHSHLKMEGSWELYPAGGRWRHPAHQARAVLRTADTDAVGFLLGILEVLPRNQEEEAVGYLGPDLLGPDWDAAEAVRRVEAHPEVPVAVALLDQRNLAGLGNEYVNELCFLRGMLPTRPVSDADIPAAVALGHRMIVANRNRPVRVTTGDTRRGKSSWVYGRKGQPCRRCGTPIQRSELGRTELEERVTYFCPVCQT
- a CDS encoding NADPH-dependent FMN reductase; this translates as MTRIAIIIGSTRPGRNGEAVARWVHEHAAKRTGVEYELVDLKDWDLPHLDEAMPAAMGQYAGEHTKAWAAKIDEFDGYIFVTPEYNHSTSGALKNAIDYVGAEWFNKAAGFVSYGVFGGARAVEHLRLVLSQLQVATVSAHVGLSLAHDFENWALKPTQQQEAALTPLFDQVESWSRALETVRAESAAESAAA
- a CDS encoding MarR family winged helix-turn-helix transcriptional regulator, with the protein product MATARTRPDPRKLSDDELRLFHEFYLMRRGFDRALDQQLQRDAGISISELEVLMALIRSPGRRLRVRDLVAATGWEKSRVSHQVTRMEARGFVERQDCAEDRRASWIHLTGDGRRKVVRVLPEHTATIRRILYDALSPEQQEELLAISTRMTEAMGREPGAEPEDVVVPGVQEAAG
- a CDS encoding LCP family protein — its product is MRRPTDPASGPGADRPGSARGDSVDPATAVFGRVPDADPRRPVRATRPASRVPAGAGGGAGAVSGGASGAAGSPFDDLGLGGGNSGGSGGGNGRGGRGGRGGDGGRGDGGGGDDSGRGDGSTPPPGKRPRRRRAKRIIAWTAAALAVILVVVGGYAAYSYFRFVGGVTHVDVIGKKGNDVDGQDQNILLVGDDHRPDNATPEQLAQLSTTEDGGSTNTDTMMILHLPADGKSATLISLPRDSWVDVPGHGMNKLNSAFSLGGGATDPTAGAKLLIDTVQNLTGLSIDHYVRVSLLGFYTIADALGPVQVCLNEAVDDPYSGANFPAGVSTLNAQQALSFVRQRHGLPRGDLDRVVRQQYFLSVEAHKALSAGTLLNPGKLTKVLDAVSGSLETDPGLNFLQLAAQMQGLTGGKIQSATIPISGTPTIDVDGDEISVVEVDTAAMPAFIQSLMGTPGDYEKATAAKPADTTVTVLNGGSADGAATTATQTLAAAGFKTGAPGDADTTATTTIQYPKGQEAQAKAVAAFVPGAVVQETGSVSGVTLVLGDDGIMPAAPATGDAGAAPAPAPAPAATPTSPAQSYSDQVCIN
- the poxB gene encoding ubiquinone-dependent pyruvate dehydrogenase encodes the protein MTTVADTIVEILHDAGVNRVYGIPGDSLNGFTDALRRSGEVAWEHVRHEEAAAFAASAEAALTGGLAVCAGSCGPGNTHLINGLYDANRSRVPVLAIAAQIPQAEIGTGYFQETHPQELFREASVYTELVSQPEQLPRILEIAMRAAVEKRGVAVIVIPGEIFLADAAGRRKSAPIVEAPRVTRPSDAELQSAADILNAAKKVTILAGAGVEGAHSELISIAKALQAPVVHAMRGKEFVEYDNPYDVGMTGLLGFSSGYRAMEACDALLMLGTDFPYPQFYPSKAKIIQVDIRGEVLGRRTPLDLGLVGSVKDTVKALLPLLSERSDSKHLDASTNHYAKARKSLDELAVNDRNRQPIHPQYVARLVSELASEDAVFIPDVGSPVVWAARYLKMNGRRRLIGSFTHGSMANALPQAIGAQTAFPGRQVVALAGDGGLAMLLGELLTLRQNKLPVKIVVFNNSSLNFVEVEMKAAGFVNYGTGLENPDFAKVAQAIGLYGRRVEEPDDLEGALREAFAHDGPALIDVVTARQELSIPPAITAKQVSGFTLYALRTIMSGRGDELIDLADTNVFRRLFD
- a CDS encoding ScbR family autoregulator-binding transcription factor is translated as MVKQARARITRDAIVAGAAEVFRRRGYGSASVAEIAAESGMTKGALYFHFVSKDDLARAVIEEQHRRTMTAVAATLEEGRPALETMVVLCLGLAEQLQADRVVQAGVRLTTDVSTFEQPVADPYRDWMRTLAELTRRGIAEGDLRPEVDPETFARFLSPAFTGVQLVSETLTDHADLLQRVRELWAFVLPGIVATGRAKALQGLPESVGVSR